Proteins encoded together in one bacterium window:
- a CDS encoding nodulation protein NfeD, translated as MKRWRMGLGATALIVGLAAFAAAQVVETTANRRGPVVAIKIDSIIHPPAAQFVTDSLAEAEDLDAQAFVIELATPGGLLTSTREIFTAMLSSDVPVVVYVSPSGSQAASAGFFILMAADVAAMAPGTNTGAAHPVGGQGEDIEGVMAEKVEEDSAATIRSLADRNKRNLELAESAVLESKSFTAEEALENGLIDLIAEDLQALLAEIDGREIQRGEKVVTIKTAGALIERREMSAFQRLLSALAHPNIAYILMTLGGLGLYFELSNPGAVLPGVVGAICLILAFFALSVLPVNYAGIALILLAMIFFIAEVKVVSYGLLTVGGLISLVLGSLMLFKSPDPAIRVGLDVIGAAVLFSTLVVGFMTAMAIRAHRSQVKTGAEGLVNERGQARSVLDPKGRVFVHGEIWNAVSEVPIDVGTDVVVVGVDGLNLRVRPNGAVANPPKQEELL; from the coding sequence ATGAAGCGATGGCGGATGGGGTTGGGCGCGACGGCTTTGATCGTCGGTCTGGCCGCCTTTGCCGCGGCTCAGGTGGTCGAGACCACTGCGAACCGCCGCGGTCCCGTGGTGGCGATCAAGATCGACTCCATCATTCACCCACCGGCGGCGCAGTTCGTCACGGACTCCCTGGCCGAGGCCGAGGACCTGGACGCCCAGGCTTTCGTGATCGAGCTCGCGACACCGGGTGGTTTGCTCACCTCCACGCGCGAGATCTTCACGGCCATGCTGAGCTCCGACGTCCCGGTCGTCGTCTACGTGTCTCCAAGCGGTTCGCAGGCGGCCTCCGCCGGCTTCTTCATCCTGATGGCCGCGGACGTCGCGGCGATGGCGCCAGGCACCAACACCGGGGCGGCTCATCCCGTCGGAGGTCAGGGCGAGGACATCGAAGGGGTCATGGCCGAGAAGGTCGAGGAAGATTCGGCGGCCACGATTCGCTCGCTGGCGGATCGCAACAAGAGAAACCTCGAGCTGGCGGAAAGCGCGGTCTTGGAGAGCAAGTCGTTTACCGCAGAGGAAGCCCTCGAGAACGGCTTGATCGACTTGATCGCCGAGGATCTGCAAGCACTGCTGGCCGAGATCGACGGGCGCGAGATTCAACGAGGCGAGAAGGTCGTCACGATCAAAACCGCGGGAGCTCTGATCGAGCGCCGCGAAATGTCGGCCTTTCAGCGCCTGCTGTCCGCGCTGGCCCATCCGAACATCGCCTACATTCTGATGACCCTCGGCGGTCTCGGGCTCTACTTCGAGCTGTCCAACCCCGGCGCCGTCCTACCCGGCGTGGTGGGCGCCATCTGCCTGATTCTGGCCTTCTTCGCTTTGTCGGTTCTGCCGGTCAACTATGCGGGAATCGCGCTGATATTGCTGGCGATGATCTTTTTCATCGCGGAGGTCAAGGTGGTGAGCTATGGCTTGCTGACGGTCGGCGGCTTGATCTCGCTGGTGCTGGGCTCGCTCATGCTGTTCAAGTCCCCGGATCCGGCGATTCGGGTCGGCCTGGATGTGATCGGCGCGGCGGTATTGTTTTCCACTCTGGTGGTCGGCTTCATGACCGCCATGGCGATTCGGGCGCATCGCAGTCAGGTCAAGACCGGAGCCGAGGGCTTGGTGAACGAGCGCGGACAGGCGCGCTCCGTCCTGGACCCCAAGGGCAGAGTCTTTGTGCACGGTGAAATATGGAACGCCGTGAGCGAAGTGCCGATCGATGTCGGCACCGATGTGGTGGTGGTCGGAGTCGACGGCCTGAACCTGCGGGTGCGCCCGAACGGCGCGGTCGCCAATCCGCCGAAACAAGAGGAGTTGCTATGA
- a CDS encoding slipin family protein: MTYGLVLLVFLAIFALSRWINILNEYERAVTFWLGRLSPAPKGPGLVFIFWPFERMVKISLRTIVHDVPSQDVITKDNVSVKVNAVVYFRVLEPAKAVVEVENYLFATSQIAQTTLRSVLGQADLDELLSQREKLNDKLQAIIDSQTDPWGIKVSAVEVKHVDLPQEMQRAMARQAEAEREKRAKIIHASGELEASAKLTEAAEIISSNTTALQLRYLQTLTEVAAEKNSTILFPIPIDLLGAFGEKK, translated from the coding sequence ATGACCTACGGTCTGGTTCTTTTGGTGTTCCTCGCGATCTTCGCGCTTTCGCGGTGGATCAACATCCTCAACGAATACGAGCGAGCGGTGACATTCTGGCTCGGCCGCCTGTCGCCCGCTCCCAAGGGGCCGGGGCTGGTCTTCATCTTCTGGCCGTTCGAGCGCATGGTGAAAATCTCGCTTCGTACTATCGTCCACGACGTGCCGTCGCAGGACGTCATCACCAAGGACAACGTTTCGGTGAAGGTCAACGCGGTCGTATATTTCCGAGTACTGGAGCCGGCCAAGGCGGTCGTGGAAGTAGAGAATTACCTGTTCGCCACCAGCCAGATCGCGCAAACGACGTTGCGCTCGGTGTTGGGACAGGCCGATCTCGACGAGCTGCTTTCGCAGCGCGAGAAGCTCAACGACAAGCTCCAGGCGATCATCGACTCCCAGACGGATCCTTGGGGCATCAAAGTCTCGGCGGTCGAAGTCAAGCACGTCGACCTGCCGCAGGAGATGCAGCGCGCAATGGCTCGTCAAGCGGAGGCCGAGCGTGAGAAGCGCGCCAAGATCATCCACGCTAGCGGTGAGCTCGAGGCCTCGGCGAAGCTGACCGAGGCGGCCGAGATCATCAGCTCGAATACGACCGCGCTTCAGCTGCGGTATTTGCAGACTCTGACGGAGGTCGCCGCCGAAAAGAACTCGACGATTCTCTTTCCGATTCCGATCGATTTGCTGGGCGCGTTTGGCGAAAAGAAATAG
- a CDS encoding SPOR domain-containing protein: MSASSDQSYYEIALTNRQVMSIFVVLLICILAAFLGGVWLGRDADAAVEMASTESILATESGEAPFEELDFFTRRDDAAGVSEGPSPPAIAAEEGAAGTESPAGSGDEVSAVERRIEKQPDRAQAPAEPAAASPESASRGSEAAASVPDSVVIQVFSSNEEAQARRVVDQLRKSGYPAVLSPVEVAGRTLHRVRIGPYTDPDEAQVVAESVRRAFKLDTWITH, translated from the coding sequence TTGAGCGCCTCATCCGACCAGAGCTACTACGAGATCGCCTTGACGAATCGACAGGTGATGTCGATTTTCGTGGTGCTGCTGATTTGTATCCTGGCGGCGTTCCTGGGGGGAGTCTGGCTGGGTCGAGATGCCGATGCCGCGGTCGAGATGGCTTCAACCGAGTCGATCCTCGCGACCGAATCCGGCGAGGCTCCGTTTGAGGAGCTGGATTTCTTCACCCGGCGCGATGACGCGGCCGGGGTGTCCGAGGGTCCATCACCGCCCGCGATAGCGGCGGAGGAAGGCGCCGCCGGCACCGAGTCTCCCGCCGGATCGGGCGACGAAGTCAGTGCGGTGGAACGGCGGATCGAGAAGCAGCCGGATCGAGCGCAGGCGCCGGCTGAGCCCGCGGCCGCGAGCCCCGAGAGCGCCTCGCGCGGGTCCGAGGCCGCGGCGTCAGTTCCGGATTCGGTTGTGATCCAGGTCTTCTCCTCGAACGAGGAGGCACAGGCGCGGCGGGTTGTCGATCAGCTACGCAAGAGCGGCTATCCGGCCGTGCTGTCGCCCGTCGAAGTTGCCGGCAGGACCCTGCACCGGGTCCGGATCGGGCCGTACACGGATCCCGACGAGGCGCAGGTCGTGGCCGAAAGCGTTCGCCGGGCGTTCAAGCTCGACACCTGGATCACACACTGA